A genomic segment from Pseudoxanthomonas sp. CF385 encodes:
- a CDS encoding pyridoxal phosphate-dependent aminotransferase, translated as MPLLARRIGRAKPSAIMAVAEKAKKLKAEGRDIISFSIGVPNFLPGDHVYQAARDALAKDSGQYGSNRGTDALLDAFLQHIEALGLTGYTRANVSTGIGAKHILYNLAESLLDEGDTIVYPSPYWTTYADIADIVNAKAVPLPCPASQDYKLTPAQLDKALATHAPKVFLFNNPSNPTGMVYTREEVAALADVLVKYPDTWIVTDDIYNRMLFDGLAYTNFVQARPELRDRTVFVDSLSKTYGMPGWRVGFMAGPEVVAKALTTMNSNHITNVPEVVTAAAIAALTGPQDVPVAKNAEFQAKRDQVLAAMEAIPGVICPRPQGAFYVFPDISCAFGKSHDGTTIANDVDFCNALLDAKGVACVPGSAFGEPRALRISYTCPTPQLAPGLQRFQEFFSELK; from the coding sequence ATGCCCCTGCTTGCCCGGCGCATCGGTCGCGCCAAGCCAAGTGCGATCATGGCGGTGGCCGAGAAGGCCAAGAAGCTCAAGGCCGAAGGCCGCGACATCATCAGCTTCTCGATCGGCGTTCCCAATTTCCTGCCCGGCGACCATGTCTACCAGGCCGCGCGCGACGCGCTGGCTAAAGACTCCGGCCAGTACGGCAGCAACCGCGGCACCGACGCGCTGCTGGACGCCTTCCTGCAGCACATCGAGGCGCTGGGCCTGACCGGCTACACGCGCGCCAACGTGTCCACCGGCATCGGCGCCAAGCACATCCTGTACAACCTGGCCGAGTCGCTGCTGGACGAGGGCGACACCATCGTCTATCCGTCGCCGTACTGGACCACCTACGCCGACATCGCCGACATCGTCAACGCGAAGGCGGTGCCGCTGCCGTGCCCGGCCAGCCAGGACTACAAGCTCACGCCCGCGCAGCTCGACAAAGCCTTGGCGACGCACGCGCCGAAAGTCTTCCTGTTCAACAACCCGTCCAACCCGACGGGCATGGTCTACACCCGCGAGGAAGTCGCTGCGTTGGCCGACGTGCTGGTGAAGTATCCGGACACCTGGATCGTCACCGACGACATCTACAACCGCATGCTGTTCGACGGCCTGGCGTACACCAATTTCGTGCAGGCACGACCTGAGCTGCGCGACCGCACCGTGTTCGTCGATTCGTTGTCCAAGACCTACGGCATGCCGGGTTGGCGGGTGGGCTTCATGGCCGGTCCCGAGGTCGTCGCCAAGGCGCTGACCACGATGAACTCCAACCACATCACCAACGTGCCCGAAGTCGTCACCGCTGCGGCGATCGCCGCGCTGACCGGCCCGCAGGACGTGCCCGTCGCCAAGAACGCCGAGTTCCAGGCCAAGCGCGACCAGGTGCTGGCGGCGATGGAAGCGATCCCCGGCGTGATCTGCCCGCGTCCGCAGGGTGCGTTCTACGTGTTCCCGGACATCAGCTGCGCGTTCGGCAAATCGCACGACGGCACGACGATCGCCAACGATGTCGACTTCTGCAACGCGCTGCTCGACGCCAAGGGCGTGGCCTGCGTGCCTGGCTCGGCCTTCGGCGAGCCGCGCGCGCTGCGCATCAGCTACACCTGCCCGACGCCGCAACTGGCGCCGGGCCTGCAACGCTTTCAGGAATTTTTCTCCGAGTTGAAGTAA
- a CDS encoding malate dehydrogenase → MKTPVRVAVTGAAGQIGYALLFRIASGEMLGKDQPVILQLLELPLEKAQAALKGVIMELEDCAFPLLAGIVGTDDPEVAFKDVDVALLVGARPRGPGMERKDLLLENAKIFTAQGAALNKVASRNVKVLVVGNPANTNAYIAMKSAPDLPSKNFTAMLRLDHNRALSQLANKAGVAVGDIEKLVVWGNHSPTMYPDYRFATVNGQSLKDTIGDADWNANTFIPQVGKRGAAIIEARGLSSAASAANAAIDHVRDWVLGSNGKWVTMGIPSDGSYGIPEGVMFGFAVTTENGEYTMVKDLPVDDFSQKAIDKTLAELEEERSGVAHLL, encoded by the coding sequence ATGAAAACCCCCGTCCGTGTAGCCGTCACCGGCGCTGCAGGCCAGATCGGCTACGCGCTGCTGTTCCGCATCGCCTCCGGCGAAATGCTGGGCAAGGACCAGCCGGTCATCCTGCAGCTGCTCGAGCTGCCACTGGAGAAGGCCCAGGCCGCGCTGAAGGGCGTGATCATGGAGCTGGAAGACTGCGCGTTCCCGCTGCTGGCCGGCATCGTCGGCACCGATGACCCGGAAGTGGCGTTCAAGGACGTCGACGTGGCCCTGCTGGTCGGCGCGCGTCCGCGCGGCCCGGGCATGGAGCGCAAGGACCTGCTGCTGGAGAACGCCAAGATCTTCACCGCCCAGGGCGCCGCGCTGAACAAGGTCGCTTCGCGCAACGTCAAGGTACTGGTGGTCGGCAACCCGGCCAACACCAACGCCTACATCGCGATGAAGTCCGCGCCGGACCTGCCGTCGAAGAACTTCACCGCCATGCTGCGCCTGGACCACAACCGCGCGCTGTCGCAGCTGGCCAACAAGGCCGGCGTGGCCGTGGGCGACATCGAGAAGCTGGTGGTGTGGGGCAACCACAGCCCGACGATGTACCCGGACTACCGCTTCGCCACCGTCAACGGCCAGTCGCTGAAGGACACCATCGGCGACGCCGACTGGAACGCCAATACCTTCATCCCGCAGGTCGGCAAGCGCGGTGCCGCGATCATCGAAGCACGTGGCCTGTCGTCGGCCGCCTCTGCCGCCAACGCCGCCATCGACCACGTGCGCGACTGGGTGCTGGGCAGCAACGGCAAGTGGGTGACGATGGGCATCCCATCCGACGGCAGCTACGGCATCCCGGAAGGCGTGATGTTCGGTTTTGCCGTCACCACCGAGAACGGCGAGTACACGATGGTGAAGGACCTGCCGGTCGACGACTTCAGCCAGAAGGCCATCGACAAGACCCTGGCCGAGCTGGAAGAAGAGCGCAGCGGCGTGGCGCACCTGCTCTGA
- a CDS encoding prolyl oligopeptidase family serine peptidase — protein MAMPTLAMAQEAKYLQPPEPLLQVFRAPLNPSPSLDPTGTRAILIRQSQYPPIARVAEPYLKLAGVRVEPRNHSRHDRSNGYGIRTCLESFSVLELATGKETAVALPAGACPGTPSWSPDGTRFSFDNTTDAGVELWVGRAADGQVRRVEGVKLNTILGGAVQWLGDRPALLVKQVPVDLGAAPARSAVPPGPEIKEAIAGKGESSTYEARDTLSGPEDEALFDHYATSQLAVVDADTGAVSPVGGKAVYGMVDAAPDGRHVLVEALARPYSYVTTWQRFAKDLGVLDLGNGRVTPLAKLPVADRVPVRGVPTGPRSHAWRANQPATLVWADALDGGDWKNEVPARDRLLMLAAPFTGKPKEIARLKQRYAGMAWFRDGGRALTHEYDANRNWQTTTLVDVDKRVPARVLWDLSSDELYADPGNPEYDRLPNGAWVLREEAGALFLSGMGATPQGNRPFLDRYTIKDGSTRRLFRSDAAAYEAFVGFEGDDTRRLLTWYQSPKDPPNLQRRALGDAIEGAGPAEATVRSEPAPLTHFPDPTPQVRDIKKRLVTYKRKDGVDLSFTLYTPPGYQEGQRVPAILYAYPMDYADPSKAGQVSGSEQTFTRLSNYRLLLLAGYAIIDNASFPIVGDPKTAYDTYLEQLVANAEAAVDKAVELGVVDRDRIGVTGHSHGALMAANLLAHSDLFRAGVASSGGYNKTLTPFGFQNERRSFWAAPKVYDQASTFFHADKVNEPLLIVHGSDDANPGTESLQSPRLFQAIRGTGGTTRLVMLPFEPHWYTAQESNEHFIAEMLAWFDRYVKPAPAARK, from the coding sequence ATGGCGATGCCGACGCTGGCCATGGCGCAGGAGGCGAAGTACCTGCAGCCACCGGAGCCGCTGTTGCAGGTGTTTCGCGCGCCGCTCAATCCGTCGCCGTCGCTGGATCCCACGGGCACGCGCGCGATCCTGATCCGGCAGTCGCAGTACCCGCCGATCGCCCGCGTTGCGGAGCCTTATCTGAAGCTGGCGGGCGTACGCGTCGAGCCGCGCAACCACAGCCGCCACGACCGTTCCAATGGCTACGGTATCCGCACGTGCCTGGAGAGCTTCAGCGTGCTGGAACTGGCCACCGGCAAGGAAACCGCTGTCGCGCTGCCTGCGGGCGCCTGCCCGGGCACGCCGTCGTGGTCGCCGGACGGCACCCGCTTCTCCTTCGACAATACGACCGATGCCGGCGTCGAACTGTGGGTGGGCCGCGCCGCCGACGGCCAGGTGCGCCGCGTGGAAGGCGTGAAGCTCAACACCATTCTCGGCGGCGCCGTGCAGTGGCTGGGCGACAGGCCCGCGCTGCTGGTGAAGCAGGTGCCCGTCGATCTCGGCGCCGCGCCGGCCCGTTCGGCCGTGCCCCCGGGCCCCGAGATCAAGGAGGCGATCGCCGGCAAGGGCGAGAGCAGCACGTACGAAGCGCGCGACACCCTGTCCGGGCCTGAGGACGAGGCCTTGTTCGACCACTACGCCACCTCGCAGCTGGCCGTGGTGGATGCCGACACGGGCGCGGTCTCGCCCGTAGGCGGCAAGGCCGTCTACGGCATGGTCGACGCCGCCCCGGATGGGCGCCACGTGCTGGTGGAGGCGCTGGCGCGTCCTTACTCGTACGTCACCACCTGGCAGCGCTTCGCCAAGGATCTGGGCGTCCTCGACCTGGGCAACGGGCGCGTGACCCCGCTGGCGAAACTGCCGGTGGCCGACCGCGTGCCCGTACGCGGCGTGCCCACTGGCCCGCGCAGCCATGCCTGGCGCGCGAACCAACCCGCGACGCTGGTATGGGCCGACGCGCTCGACGGCGGCGACTGGAAGAACGAGGTGCCGGCGCGCGACCGCCTGCTGATGCTGGCGGCGCCCTTCACCGGCAAGCCGAAGGAGATCGCGCGCCTGAAGCAGCGCTACGCCGGCATGGCCTGGTTCCGCGACGGTGGCCGTGCGCTGACGCACGAGTACGACGCGAACCGGAACTGGCAGACCACGACGCTGGTCGACGTGGACAAGCGCGTGCCCGCACGCGTGCTGTGGGACCTGTCCAGCGATGAGCTGTACGCCGACCCGGGCAATCCGGAATACGACCGCCTTCCCAATGGTGCGTGGGTGTTGCGCGAGGAAGCCGGCGCGCTGTTCCTGAGCGGGATGGGCGCCACGCCGCAGGGCAACCGGCCCTTCCTGGACCGCTACACGATCAAGGACGGCAGCACGCGCCGCCTGTTCCGCAGCGATGCGGCGGCGTACGAGGCGTTCGTCGGTTTCGAGGGAGACGACACCCGCCGCCTGCTCACCTGGTACCAGTCGCCCAAGGATCCGCCCAACCTGCAGCGCCGCGCGCTGGGCGATGCCATCGAAGGTGCGGGCCCGGCGGAAGCGACGGTGCGTTCGGAACCCGCACCGCTGACCCACTTTCCGGATCCCACGCCGCAGGTGCGCGACATCAAGAAGCGCCTGGTGACCTACAAGCGCAAGGATGGCGTGGACTTGTCCTTCACCCTGTACACGCCCCCGGGATACCAGGAAGGCCAGCGCGTGCCGGCGATCCTGTATGCGTATCCGATGGACTACGCCGATCCCTCGAAGGCCGGACAGGTGAGCGGTTCCGAACAGACGTTCACGCGCCTGTCGAACTACCGCCTGCTGCTGCTGGCCGGCTACGCGATCATCGACAACGCATCGTTCCCGATCGTCGGCGACCCGAAGACGGCCTACGACACCTACCTGGAACAGCTGGTGGCGAACGCGGAGGCCGCGGTCGATAAGGCGGTCGAGCTGGGCGTGGTCGACCGCGACCGCATCGGCGTCACCGGGCACAGCCACGGTGCGCTGATGGCGGCGAACCTGCTGGCGCACTCGGACCTGTTCCGCGCGGGCGTGGCCTCCAGCGGCGGCTACAACAAGACGCTGACGCCGTTCGGGTTCCAGAACGAACGCCGTTCGTTCTGGGCGGCGCCGAAGGTCTACGACCAGGCATCGACGTTCTTCCACGCCGACAAGGTCAACGAACCGCTGTTGATCGTGCATGGCAGCGACGATGCCAATCCGGGCACCGAGTCCCTGCAGTCGCCCCGTCTGTTCCAGGCCATCCGCGGCACGGGCGGCACGACCCGGCTGGTGATGCTGCCGTTCGAACCGCACTGGTACACGGCGCAGGAGTCCAACGAGCATTTCATCGCCGAGATGCTGGCCTGGTTCGACCGCTACGTGAAGCCGGCGCCGGCGGCGCGCAAGTAA